One part of the Cyprinus carpio isolate SPL01 chromosome A25, ASM1834038v1, whole genome shotgun sequence genome encodes these proteins:
- the LOC122135533 gene encoding protein phosphatase 1 regulatory subunit 32-like — protein MVGPLGAVKPSVGTARPLGRPTNISLDQYCTSYRQSYGKELFQPCLGHHFGTGYSANHRPVLYYSSSLDRYDNPQFGLSLLDSFESQSKRHYQHLVLPDGTEPLACSGSRSRESGYLQLQAQPRHRAASCQTEYKGTYIPHRLRVLGK, from the exons ATGGTTGGACCCTTGGGTGCAGTCAAACCTTCGGTTGGAACGGCCAGACCATTGGGGCGTCCGACTAACATCAGCCTTGACCAATACTGCACCTCCTACAGACAATCTTATG GTAAGGAGTTATTCCAACCATGTCTAGGCCATCATTTTGGGACAGGTTACTCTGCCAACCACCGTCCTGTTCTGTACTACAGCTCCAGCCTGGACCGCTATGATAATCCTCAGTTTGG TCTCTCACTGTTAGATAGTTTTGAGTCTCAATCGAAGCGTCATTACCAGCATCTGGTTCTGCCTGACGGGACGGAGCCTTTGGCCTGCTCGGGGTCCAGAAGCAGAGAGAGCGGATATTTGCAGCTCCAAGCTCAGCCAAGACAT AGAGCAGCGTCCTGTCAGACTGAATATAAAGGCACTTACATTCCTCACCGCCTCAGAGTTTTGGGCAAGTAG